CCCGATCGGCCAGATCCTGCTCACGCACGACGACATCCGCGACCGGCGGCGGTTCCTCAACGCGCGCCACGCGATCGACGCCCTGCTCGCCGCGTCGGTGGTGCCGGTGGTCAACGAAAACGACACGGTCGGCTACGAGGAGATCAAGTACGGCGACAACGACCTGCTCGCCGCGCTCGTGTGCAATCTGGTGGGCGCCGACGCGCTGATCGTCCTCACCGACGTCGAGGGGCTGCGCGGCGCCGACGGCCGGCGGATCCCGGTCGTGCGGGACGTCGACGCCGAGGCCGTGCCGGTCGCGGGCGGCAGCACGACCGGCAGCCCCGGCTCGGGCGGTATGGCCTCCAAGGTGCAAGCCGCCAAGCTCGCCGGCCGCACGGGCGCGGCCGCCGTCGTCGTCCCGGGCGCCGAGCCCCGGGCGCTCACGCGCGCACTGGCCGGCGAGGACATCGGCACCTTGTTCGTTCCGCCGGGCGACCGCCTCACCAGCCGCAAGCACTGGATCGCGTTCGGCTCGCGGCCGGCCGGCGCCATCGCGGTCGACGCCGGCGCCCGCGCCGCGCTCGTCGACCGGCGGACCAGTCTGCTGCCTGCCGGGGTCACCGGCGTGTCCGGCGAGTTTGACGCCGGCGACCTCGTGTCTGTCGTGGACGCCGGCGGAACCGAGTTCGCACGCGGACTTGCGTGCTACGGCGCGGCCGACCTGCGCCGCATCGCCGGTCGACGTTCTGCCGACATCGCCGCCATCCTGGGGTATAAATATGTCGATGAGGTCATCCGCCGCGACGACCTCGTGATCCTGTGACGGCCACAACCTCTACCACCACCGGGAGCCTCTCGCTCGCTTGCCGACCACGGAGCTAGAGCGGGACATCGCGCGAATCGCGGCCGACGCCCGGACGGCCGCGCGCGCGCTCGCCAAGACGGATAACGCGGCGCGCAACCGCGCGCTCGAGCGCATCGCCCGCGAGCTGCGCGCGTCCTCCGCCGCGATCCTCGCGGAGAACGAACAGGATCTGGCCGGCGCGCGCGCCCGCGGCCTGTCGGCCGCGATGATCGACCGGCTGCGGCTCGACGAATGCCGAATCGAGGCGGTCGCGCGCGGGGTCGAGGAGGTCGCGGCACTGCCCGACATCGTCGGCCGCATCGAGGGCGAGCACACCCGCCCCAACGGCCTGCGCGTCGCGCGCATGCGCATCCCGCTGGGCGTCGTGCTGATGATCTACGAGTCGCGGCCGAACGTCACCGCCGACGCGGCGGCGCTGTGCCTCAAGTCGGCCAACGCGGTGATCCTGCGCGGCGGGTCCGAGGCGTTCTTTTCGAACCGCGCGATCGGCCGGGCGATCGCCGCCGGGCTCGACGCCGCGGGGTTGCCGCCTAGCGCCGTGCAGGTCGTCGGCAACACCGAGCGCCGCTCGATCGAGTTGTTGCTCCAGCGCGACGAGGAGATCGACCTCGTGATCCCGCGGGGCGGCGAGGGGCTGATTCGGTTCGTGTCGCAAACGTCGCGCATCCCGGTCATCCGCCACTACAAGGGCGTGTGCCACGTGTACGTCGACGCGGCGGCCGACCGCGACATGGCCCTCGCCATCGCGGAGAACGCGAAGGTCCAGCGCCCCGGCGTGTGCAACGCGTGCGAGACGATCCTCGTGCACGAGGCGGTCGCGGCCGACCTCGTGCCGGCCTTGTGCCAGCGGCTGCGCGCGTGCGGCGTCGAGATCCGCGGCGACGCCCGCGTATGCGAGCTGGCGGGCGGCGCGGCCATCCCGGCCACCGACGACGACTGGGCCGCCGAATACCTGGACCTGATCGTCGCGATGCGCATCGTCCCGAACCTGGACGCGGCCGTGGCCCACATCGAGCGGTACGGGTCCAACCACACCGAGGCGATCGTGACGTCCGACGA
The sequence above is drawn from the Deltaproteobacteria bacterium genome and encodes:
- the proB gene encoding glutamate 5-kinase, whose amino-acid sequence is MRDPERAALAAARRIVVKIGSRLLTDSPAGRPAALADEIAALRAERGLRAVVVTSGAIGLGMRALRMAKRPADIPSLQAAAAVGQRALLTHWGNAFAAHDIPIGQILLTHDDIRDRRRFLNARHAIDALLAASVVPVVNENDTVGYEEIKYGDNDLLAALVCNLVGADALIVLTDVEGLRGADGRRIPVVRDVDAEAVPVAGGSTTGSPGSGGMASKVQAAKLAGRTGAAAVVVPGAEPRALTRALAGEDIGTLFVPPGDRLTSRKHWIAFGSRPAGAIAVDAGARAALVDRRTSLLPAGVTGVSGEFDAGDLVSVVDAGGTEFARGLACYGAADLRRIAGRRSADIAAILGYKYVDEVIRRDDLVIL
- a CDS encoding glutamate-5-semialdehyde dehydrogenase; the encoded protein is MPTTELERDIARIAADARTAARALAKTDNAARNRALERIARELRASSAAILAENEQDLAGARARGLSAAMIDRLRLDECRIEAVARGVEEVAALPDIVGRIEGEHTRPNGLRVARMRIPLGVVLMIYESRPNVTADAAALCLKSANAVILRGGSEAFFSNRAIGRAIAAGLDAAGLPPSAVQVVGNTERRSIELLLQRDEEIDLVIPRGGEGLIRFVSQTSRIPVIRHYKGVCHVYVDAAADRDMALAIAENAKVQRPGVCNACETILVHEAVAADLVPALCQRLRACGVEIRGDARVCELAGGAAIPATDDDWAAEYLDLIVAMRIVPNLDAAVAHIERYGSNHTEAIVTSDDAAAERFVRAVQSSTVLVNASTRFADGGELGLGAEIGISTTKLHAYGPMGAEGLTTTKFVVRGSGQIRT